The DNA sequence AGCTCGAGCAGGTGAACACGGGAAAGGGTTTGCGGTTGTAGCTGATGAGGTACGAAAGCTTGCAGAACAGTCAAGTCATTCATCTAAACAAATTACAGACTTAATAAGTAACATTCAAGAAGAAACAACGATGTCGGTACAATTAATGGACGAAAACTTAGTTGCCGTCGAACGACAAGTGACGTTAATAGGTAAAGGTGGAGAATCTCTTAAATCTATCGTCAAGCAAGCAGAAGAAACAGAGCTAGATGCCAAAGCGACGACAGAGATTTTTGAAAGATTACGAGCCAACACAATAAAAGTACTTGAAGCCACTCAAGAGGTATCTTCGATCATTGAAGAAACCGCAGCGTCTGCTCAAGAAGTAGCAGCTGGAGCTGAAGAACAAGCAGCTACAGTTGAAGAAATCACGGCAAGTACTACAGAATTAGTGAAAATGGCAGAAAAACTAAACGATGAAGTGAAAAAATTTACAGTGTAACAAGAGGGTGAGACAAAAGGTTGTATTTTACCTTTTGTCTCACCCTTAAAGCAATGTGCGAAACCGCCACTATCTTTAAAAATCCCTTTGTGAGTGGGTTTCTCACAAAGGGATTTGTGGCGAGTGAAGCCAGTGCAGATGTTTTAGCTAGTTCTGTCCCAGCCCCTTTTTTCTTATGTAGAAGTGATATCGCTCACTGACGAAAGAAGAGTGTTGGATTAAAGTGGTACTAATCATTCTCATACTATTCTGGTAAAGGGGGCTTACAACATGACAAAAACAAAGTTTCCACTTGTATATTCTTGCTCAGGGTGTTCCTCAGCAGCCCAAACCGCCAATCAAATTGCGATAAAGATGGACCGTGAGAAGGTCGCGGAAATGTCATGCATCGCAGGAGTCGGGGGTGATGTCAAACCGCTTGTTAAGGTAGCTCAATCAGGTCGTCCGATAATCGCCATTGATGGATGTCCACTCGCTTGTAGCAAAAGCTGCTTAGCAAGGCACGATGTGGAGCCAACTTATTACTTTGATTTATCAGGTTTTTCAGTGCCGAAACGAAAAGGTGAAGACCCAAATCCAGTATTACTCGAAAGTGCCTATCAAAAAATAGTAGAGTCTATGGGTTGAGGTTGAGTCTAGCGTAAGGGATACAGAAGACGCTATTTTAGTCATTTGGTTGGTTTTTATAGACCTTTCGAACACACGATCCCTTATTTTGCATATTACCACTGATTTTTACGTCTTTTTAGCTAAATAAGTGCATCTGAGTCCGTTAGCGTTGAGAAATAGCCGATTTTAAGAAAATAAGGTATCCTATGTCCTTAAGAAAAGAAAACAAAAGAAAGGCAGCCGAATTCAGACAGACCGGTTGCCTTTTTAGGCTTCCTTCGCATAGTTTCTCAGCCACGTGGTGAGCAAGAAGGAAAAGTACAACACTCTATGGAATACTTCAATAGATATTGCTTGGTTACAGAGGAGGAACGCATCAGTGGAAGAGGAACATGAAAAAGAGGAAAAAACTTCAAAAGAAACCCACAGCCACTCTGAGAAAAAGTGGAGAATAGTAGATGCTATTTTTTCTGGTGGTTTCTTCGGGTTATTTTATGATAGTGAAAAAGCAAGGAAAGAGAAGGATGATAAAAAATATAAAGAGCTTCTGTACGGAGCGATACTAGGAATTGTTGGTTGTGGCATTTTATTTCTTATCATTTATTTGAATCTGTAAGAGGGTGAAACGAATTTCAATATGCCTCGTATTTTTAGTAATACCATTTGAGGGGAGTGTTCTACATGGCAGATCCATTTGCACAAGGAGACATGATGTTTCAGATTGTCCCAGTTTTTATCGGCATCGTAGCAGTCGTTGTTATTGGTACTATTCTATATTCTGTATTTAGCGCAATGAAACAATATCAAAAAAACGAGCAGTCTCCTAAACTGAGCGTACCGGCTATCATTAAAACGAAACGAACGGATTTCAGAAGAAGTACTAGCACAGATATGAATCACCATCAAGAGAATCAACACTTCCCATCCTCGACAACAAGTACGCATACGAGATACTTTGTAACCTTTGAGTTTGAGAGTGGCGACCGTTCAGAGTTTAATGTAACTGGTAACGAGTATGGAATGTTATCAGAAGGAGATATAGGCATGTTAACATTTCAAGG is a window from the Bacillus alkalicellulosilyticus genome containing:
- a CDS encoding putative zinc-binding protein, translated to MTKTKFPLVYSCSGCSSAAQTANQIAIKMDREKVAEMSCIAGVGGDVKPLVKVAQSGRPIIAIDGCPLACSKSCLARHDVEPTYYFDLSGFSVPKRKGEDPNPVLLESAYQKIVESMG
- a CDS encoding DUF2500 domain-containing protein; its protein translation is MADPFAQGDMMFQIVPVFIGIVAVVVIGTILYSVFSAMKQYQKNEQSPKLSVPAIIKTKRTDFRRSTSTDMNHHQENQHFPSSTTSTHTRYFVTFEFESGDRSEFNVTGNEYGMLSEGDIGMLTFQGTRYLGFERKKHIG
- a CDS encoding methyl-accepting chemotaxis protein encodes the protein MDDVNAGQEKVTQTVTNAETSTLVAKKGEQAIIEAIQQTEEMKKTVQSASQSVATLGKQSQEIGSIITIITNIAEQTNLLALNAAIEAARAGEHGKGFAVVADEVRKLAEQSSHSSKQITDLISNIQEETTMSVQLMDENLVAVERQVTLIGKGGESLKSIVKQAEETELDAKATTEIFERLRANTIKVLEATQEVSSIIEETAASAQEVAAGAEEQAATVEEITASTTELVKMAEKLNDEVKKFTV